AGCTAGCTCAAACTCGAACAAACTCAAATTACACATTATTAAGTTGGTCAGATAACTGATATCAGCTCAATTCTTAAATGCCTTCATTATTACATCTGAAGAACACGAGTACTGACAGAGAaaagaattttcaaaaacatgcAAAAACCTTTTTGCAAACTTGGTTgtcgggttgggttaggttggggACAATGGTCTGGCTGTTGGATGTGGAAGCAGCTGAATTTTTAGAGGCCACGTTCCAAGCGACGATGACACACTGCAGCCGTGTGTCCAGCCCTTTTGCAAACTTGGCATATTGGTTTTGAGCCAGAATTCTGCCCCTGCTCCCGCCAAGAAAGTTCTTCAGACAACTCTGATTTTTACTTCTTGTTTGTCGTTGAGACCCGCTGGATGTGTTGGTTCTTGCCACATTGGCAGAAGGTTGGTTAATAGCAATCACATTCTTTAGGCCTTGAAGTTGTTCTTGACGCCTTCCAAAAGTAAGAAGCAGAATTTAAGCTTCAGTCCAATGGTCAGCAAAGCATTACAACTAGGGTCCAAAAAATCACCCCTAATTATGCCCTAACCTAAATAGTGGAGTCAgttaataagtattttttaaaatactcaagccatctTCTGACGACAAAATTGTAACTAGAGactatgacacgtgcatagaatattattatttcattttctttgatctAGTTAGTATAGAATATTTTTAcgttttaatgtttatttagtatttcgCTATAttgtttaatatgtttttgaaTATGGAAGTTAATGACATGCtttatataatgttttaaaaataaaagaatagaaaagagataaaaaatgGGCCTTTTCCATTGAACACATCCATGTGCTTTTGGACACCAaattccttctccaattggCTGCCCATTTGAATTTTGGGGGTATGGTGGGGGCTTCTTTGACCGTTTGCCGGTGAATAAACTGTCCAAGAAGCatatgcttcttttttttgagTTAGTTATATTTAGTTAAAGGTCCATAGAGGAGGTTGGACACTTTGTACGGTTAAGCAACTCACTCGAGCCGATAAAATGTAGTGTCACAAGGGCATTTGTACGGTAGACAAACAATAATTGTAcgacacttgttctaattTGGCGAATAAGTCAGTCGTGAAAAATTCGGAGTTCATAGACAATGTCGAGATATGCTCGAACCTTAATTCATATTGGGGAGAAAtgctttaaaaaatgtgagcgataaaatatgttgaaaataatttaaaagaaagcaatgttatCCAGTAAAAGCAATTATACAGTGACAACCACTTTGATAACATATAATCCAGATAGGAAGAAGTGACATAACGTGAAATAGTAAAAACCTATCTATGATGAAAGCAAAAAGGGGTTTAGAATAGGTGtggacaacacgtcctagATAAGCATGACCGGTACATTTAACATGCAGTCATAGACAATACGACTTTGACAGGTATGACTGTAACACGCAGCAGCCTAAATCTATTGTCACTTTAGTGTACAGGGCAACTAGTCAAATAGGCTtaacaactttaaaaaaattaacgttGGAGATTCAAATCTACAAATGAGTAGTTATTAATACTTCGAACTCTTTGTAATAGATAGAAATATAGatagaaatatgaaaatagttcttataaatatattttaagattaaaaatatttaaatgccttgatttactttaaaatacaataatgatCAGATTAAAAATGcctaaataaaagtaaatggaTATTAACAGatgtattttctttatttttgaagattaaatttttaataattaattttattaaaaagaaaaaagaaaaaagaaaaatggaaacaaaGCGTGGGAAAGTATTTGTTCTTGGGTTGACTGCACTGGAAGCTGAAAGAGCAGCAGGCATTTGCATTTTCATAAGAGGTTTGTTTATATTGTTGAGGAAGGAAGAGGGCGAAGGGCGAAGGGAGAAGGGCGAAGGGGGCGGTGAAGGTACTGGAATGGGGAATCTGCTGCTGTGTGAATGCTCGGCCAACGCCAAACCCTAAGCACAAAGCAGAAAATCAAAGGCAcccaccaaaattttaaaaaagccAAATCGAAAGCCACCCACATTAACCCCACTACTCTCTCAACAGTGATACCTGTCATCCTCAATTGCGACTTTCCACCACTTAcgtcctctctctctctctctctctctttctatatAAATTAGGGTTGTCGTCTTTTCAATGAGTCAAGTTTCCAACGCTACCGAAGGGGAGGAAGAACCCCTGGTTCAGCCTTTGGAGCTTCCCAAAGGGTCTGACAAAACTGAAGTTGTGGCTGTTGAGGAGGAGGTTATGGAGAAACCCGAAGATCCAATGGACGAGGACTTGATCAGTCCGGCTACTGTTTTTCGAATCAAGCTCAAGCAGCCAAGATCCAATTTGCAGTACAAAATGAGTGTTCCTGAGCTCTGTCGCAATTTTAGGTTAGTTTTGCTTCTTGGGTTTTAACTTTTAGCTGCTGTTTATTTTATGGTTTTTGGATATTCATGCTCAGCGGGTTGAGCTAGGTGTTGATACATGCTTGGAATTGTATGATTGTTGCGTTGAGGTGTAAATTGGGTATGCACTTCGTGCTTTGGTgcccattttttttgtttgatttttttatggtAAATAGTCAAATGGTTATGGCACGTGGAGAATTGGGTGCAATTGCTCCCACTGACTAGTTTCTCAATTCGGTGGGTTTATGCTTCAAGTTTTATCTTATAAGATTTAAGTTACTTCAGGGAGCTTCAATTTCATCCTTCTCTgctggttttcttttttcagtgCTGTTGCTTGGTGTGGTAAGCTGAATGCTATTGCCTGTGCATCGGAGACATGTGCAAGAATTCCAAGGTTAACATTCGTTTATCTTTTGATCACGTTTTGAACGAGTCATGTGGGTTCGTGGTTTCATCTCAGAGGAGCATACGATGAAATAAATCGCATCCCATCCCGaactattttcatttctagAAATTGTTTGCTCTGCATACGCCAGGAATTGAAGGAATTTAGTTGTACAATTAAAGTTCATCTTACAACTACAGCTACACTCTTATTTATGAAACACGTCCTGAAAATCAATGGCAAGAgaattttttccccttctccGGACATGGTGTCTAATATGTGGTCCAAATAAAGGATTCTACTGCCGTTACCGTATTGATTAAACcatgtttcttattttgtcTTCTAAGTGATTATCATCTTTTGACAGTTCCAATGCAAACCCACCATTTTGGATCCCCATTCATATTGTGATTCCTGAGCGACCAACCGAGTGTGCCGTGTTTAATGTCATTGCAGGTATGGTGTATGCTAATGTGCTAATATACCTTACCGTTCCGTTACTCATTAACTTTATAGTGATATTTTACCGGTGGGATCTTTACAACCACCAAGTATGGAGATTTTAGTATGTCTGTTTGTAAAGCTGGGGATCCAATAAACCTAGAATTTTTGGCTTTAGTAGTATTCTTTTGCTTTGTTAGCTTGCAgctgttattttcttttggtcgTAACAATCATATCCTGGATTCTTTAGTTTATTTCTGCTGCTTATTTGGGTAGTTGGGCGGTTAGCTTGGTCCTTCCTCTGTATAGAGGGCCGGGCCTTTATTTTGTAAGTAGGGTACTGTTTTAAATAGAATTCCTTGGAGTTTTACAGTCTGATACATTGATTGACTGTAGTCCTTTGATTGTTGATTCTTGATAATCCTTCTCTACATTTTCTGGCCCTTGTATTGGTTTTTCATATCAGGATAACAGTTGGTGGCTATTTACATAGTCTAACGAGTAAAGAACTTGGGAGAAAGTTCAGTTTGTTTAGGACAATTGAATAGGAGAGGTATCACTGTCGGTAGAACACCATTATTtcaggaaaaataaaaaataaattaatttttatgattttcccccagatgcattttattttccgtattcaaaattttaaaacgttcttgacattttcaatcaaatgtATTTCACATTCTGCAGATTCTCCACGTGATTCGGTACAATTTATTGAATGGTCACCAACTTCCTGTCCACGTGCTTTGCTTATAGCTAATTTCCATGGGAGGTCAACTATCTGGACTCAGCCATCTCGAGTAAgctcaaattttatttctttcttttgcagaATTAAGATTTCAGAATGATTGATGTTTTTAAGGGTTCATGTCACGAACTTTGCCTATTAGTGGTCTTGCATGTGCTCTTGAACTATATATGTTTTTGGCTGCAAGCATGcatcttttattgttttagtttgttttaCCGTTCTATTTTCCTCCAGGGTCCAGCTAACCTTGTTCGTGATGCTAGCTGCTGGCAGCTTGAGCATGAATGGCGACAAGATATTGCAGTTGTTACGAAGTGGCTGTCAGGGTTGTCTGCAGTATGTTATTATCTATGATATGTAGTTTTACTGGTGCATTTACTTTCTAAGTTATGCTATTAGTTTGTAGGCTGCGATTAATTTTCCTTCTAGCAGTTTCATTAATTCTTATATGGTGGGAAGTTGGTTGAATTGTAAGGCCGATTTCTGCtatgaaaaatttatgatgatgattgcCCCTTCATATCTTTTGCCCAGTTTGCTTGTTACTCTAAGGTTTAGACTTAAGATCAATCTAATAACCTTTCTAGAATTTAACTTCTTAGCAATTGTAAATGCTGCGCAAGTACACTAACTCAAGCATAAAGGTAGTACTTGAAACTTCATTTGGTTTTGAATGATTCATTGGTGCTTCTCTATTATGTTAAATTTGTAAAGAGAGGTTTACTCATACATctatatgcatttttttttaattaatcatggCATTGCCTTGCATTCCCTCATTTTGGTGGTAATTATCGTTTCTTTTAGTTTCAATCGATCTCATACCTTAGGTCaattgtcttctttttcattttggcGACTACTttctgaataattttttaacatgttCAAAATACCAGTATAGGTGGCTTTCAGCAAAATCTAGCTCATCAAACTCCAAGCCAAATTTTGAGGAAAAGTTTCTTCCACAGCAGTCACAAACGTCAGGTTGTTCcgaactttaaattattttcatatcatgTACGTTTGCTTGTATCTGATTCTAGAGATTTGTAGCTCAGGATCCAGTTATCAACCTTGGAACATTTGATTCGCTGCTGCTCTGGgttgtttataaaattatctaaatatattttttttgtccaaTGTTCCTAAATGTCCACCTTGAATTGGCCCAATGATCAAAGGGGCAAACTAgaaatctatttattattattaattttttgagttAATGAGTTCAAACCACAGTGCCATTTACCCTAGATATTAAATGTCCTACAAGTTTTTTGATAACAATATTGGACGTTTTGGTTTTTGTCTTGTGGGAACTACTCAAGATATGTGTGCCCTTACTTGGGTACCctggtttttttaaaaaagatagaaataTATGTCCCGAATTTGTTGAATATTCTTAAGAGATGTCTAATGCAGTAATTTGCTTGTGTTTCAGCGAGGTGGCCAAATTTTCTTTGCGTTTGCTCGGTTTTCTCTTCAGGCTCTGTTCAACTTCATTGGTCCCAGTGGCCTTCTAGTCAAAATAGTTCACCATCAAAATGGTTCTGCACAAGTAAAGGACTATTGGGCGCTGGACCAAGTGGGATCATGGCTGCTGATGCCATCATAACAGATAGTGGTGCCATGCACGTGGCAGGGGTTCCAATTGTAAATCCATCCACTGTTGTTGTCTGGGAGGTTACTCCTGGCCCTGGAAATGGTTTTCAAGCCACTCCGAAGACAAGCACGAGCAATGGGGTCCCTGCTCCACTCAGTCCTCCTAATTGGTCTGGTTTTGCCCCATTGGCTGCATACCTGTTTAGCTGGCaagaatttttattatctGAGTTAAAGCAAGGAAAAAATAAGACGCAAGATGTTAATGATAGTATTCCACTTCATTGTTCACcagtttctaatttttctgCATATGTCTCTCCTGAGGCTGCAGCTCAATCTGCCACAACTACTACGTGGGGTTCTGGAGTTACTGCTGTTGCCTTTGATCCAACTCAGGGTGGCTCTGTTATAGCTATTGTAATAGTCGAGGGTAATTATCTGTACAATGAATTATAACTTAGCTTCTCATTCATATCCTGAAaacttcattaatttttttgctttattttccTGTGAGAGGAACTCTTTCACCATGTGGGAAGTGTGGACGTCTAGAAATATATGCATTTTTATGATGTGAGGGGATTGCTGGCTTGGTATAGAGCTTAATTAATAATTCCTTTCCATGGGCTTTGATCTTCAAACGTTTTTGCAATTGCCTGCTTTCCCCCCCTTCCTTTTGGTAGCTGCaacctctttcttctttatttttgtttgatcttaattcttgttttttggGCAAAATCCATTATACAACCCAGTCCTTAATCTTATTGTTCCTTTATCggttaaaagaaatttaaccTTTTCCAATTAGTCCTTTTTACATTTCAGTCTGATGATCAATTACTCATGCAGGACAATACATGTCTCCTTATGATCCTGATGAAGGTCCTTCAATTTCTGGGTGGAGAGTGCAACGCTGGGAATCTTCACTTCAGCCTGTTGTTCTACATCAAATTTTTGGAAGTCCCACTGCCAGCTTTGGTGGTCAGGCACCCATGCAAACAGTTTGGTTATCTAAAGTGGACATGAGTATTTCACCAACTAGtgattttaaatctaatcAATCAACAGCATCAGGACCAAACTCTGATTTACAGAAGTTGTCTGGAGCTTATGTTGATAAGGCAAAAAGAGTTTGTTTTGATCCATTTGATCTTCCCAGTGATGTTAGAACACTTGCTCGAATAGTGTATTCTGCTCATGGTGGCGAAATTGCTGTTGCTTTTCTCTGTGGTGGGGTGCATATTTTCTCTGGTCCAAACTTCGCTCCTGTTGAGAACTACCAGATCAATGTTGGACCAGCCATTGCGGCCCCTGCCTTTTCTTCCACTAGCTGCTGTTCAGCGTCTGTTTGGCATGAAGTGAATAAGGACTACACCATGTTGAAGATCATTCGTGTTCTTCCTCCTGCAGCTCCTAACAATCAGCTGAAGGCAAACTCTTCAACTTGGGAGCGTGCAATTGCTGAAAGGTGACTTGATGGTGCTCATTCTTTGGTATTTCTTATAATCCAATGACAATATTATGTGCTACTTCTCCGCTGAAGTATTAGATGAGTTTTCTTGTCATGGTTCtgattatgaatatttattgttaatgTAGATTTTGGTGGAGCCTTCTTGTCGGTGTTGATTGGTGGGATGCTGTTGCCTGTACGCAGAGTGCTGCTGAAGATGGCATTGGTATGAATGATTGAGTTTTTTGTTATTGTCGGAACAGAAATGACAGTGCAAGTGAGAGGTCAAGATTCGTTTAAATAACACGATAGTTTTTGAAAGTCATTTCTAATTGATGAATATGTCATTTCAGTTTCTCCAAATAGCGTCATAGCAGTGTTGGATGCTGATTTTCATTCACTTCCTTCTAGCCAGCACAGGCAGCAGTATGGTCCTGTAAGTTTTCTATTGTTTTGTTATCACCGAAAATAACAATTTGAGTCTATTCGAACTATTTTTGCATTCAGCTACCCAGATCTCAGAGTGCAcgctattttttgttttttttttatttgcatttCTGGAGGCTTTTGTTCATTGATTTAAGCTAACTTATGAATCCATTATTTGtgtctgtttttctttcttttatctgaTTGGAGGTTTGTACTgtgtttgtttcattttctggCTTATTCTGGTAATCCTTTATCACTTAAGTTGTGGGATAATTTACATCTAATGTGAAACTTCAAGATCAAGTTTGTTTCATGTGGTGGTTCCTGGTGTACCTTAAAATTTGTGAGTTACGGTGGCATCAAATGTTAAGTTTAATCCTGTTGATTGAAAATTGCTTTGAAACTGTTTTGTTGGCTACTTGATTTCGTGTTCTACTATGGAGGAAAGCTATGGAAGAAAACTATTGTAAATATGTTATAAAGGAGGAGCAGGTTTCCTATCTCATGCTGTCCCTCTAGTTCTTGTAGCCCTTCATGTGGTGTTTTTCATTGTGAGAATATTTTTCGTTAAAAGTTCAGATTAAAGTGGATGGTGGCACTGGTAATTTGGGTTTGGTTGGACCCTTGGCCTGAAGTGGTTTCCCATAGGAGAAGTTTCCTTGGCCTTTTAGCTTGGCTTTGGATAAAAGAATCACAATGAAAGGGGCCTGGTGTGCTTCCTTGAGTTTCTGGCCAATCATCTTTAGAAAATACTTCTCGAGAATTTTTTGCTCTTATAGCTCTTCAGCTTCCCTTTCTCTCAAGACAGTGGAGCTAGTAATTGGCTTCTTGAAAAATCAGGGTTCTTCTCAGTGAAATCTTTGTTGTCCTGTCTTTCACAGGGTCCTCAAGTTGTCCAGTCAGCTCTATATTT
This genomic interval from Cucurbita pepo subsp. pepo cultivar mu-cu-16 chromosome LG20, ASM280686v2, whole genome shotgun sequence contains the following:
- the LOC111782747 gene encoding mediator of RNA polymerase II transcription subunit 16 translates to MSQVSNATEGEEEPLVQPLELPKGSDKTEVVAVEEEVMEKPEDPMDEDLISPATVFRIKLKQPRSNLQYKMSVPELCRNFSAVAWCGKLNAIACASETCARIPSSNANPPFWIPIHIVIPERPTECAVFNVIADSPRDSVQFIEWSPTSCPRALLIANFHGRSTIWTQPSRGPANLVRDASCWQLEHEWRQDIAVVTKWLSGLSAYRWLSAKSSSSNSKPNFEEKFLPQQSQTSARWPNFLCVCSVFSSGSVQLHWSQWPSSQNSSPSKWFCTSKGLLGAGPSGIMAADAIITDSGAMHVAGVPIVNPSTVVVWEVTPGPGNGFQATPKTSTSNGVPAPLSPPNWSGFAPLAAYLFSWQEFLLSELKQGKNKTQDVNDSIPLHCSPVSNFSAYVSPEAAAQSATTTTWGSGVTAVAFDPTQGGSVIAIVIVEGQYMSPYDPDEGPSISGWRVQRWESSLQPVVLHQIFGSPTASFGGQAPMQTVWLSKVDMSISPTSDFKSNQSTASGPNSDLQKLSGAYVDKAKRVCFDPFDLPSDVRTLARIVYSAHGGEIAVAFLCGGVHIFSGPNFAPVENYQINVGPAIAAPAFSSTSCCSASVWHEVNKDYTMLKIIRVLPPAAPNNQLKANSSTWERAIAERFWWSLLVGVDWWDAVACTQSAAEDGIVSPNSVIAVLDADFHSLPSSQHRQQYGPSLDRIKCRLLEGTNAQEVRAMVLDMQARLLLDMLGKGIESALINPSALLSEPWHASGETLSGIDPEAMAVEPALIPSIQAYVDAVLDLASHFITRLRRYASFCRTLASHAVTAGTGSNRNMVTSPTQSSASPATSQSAQSGTTSSGSTQMQAWVQGAIAKISSTTDGVSSSTPNPISGSSTFMPISINTGTFPGTPAVRLIGDCHFLHRLCQLLLFCFFFRRTQLPRYISNSQKNADANIQKPQPAVPGKVEEISSNSVKPVPNIIKPEESQIARAVPLVTGAKGAEEGLAGRSRIGTGNAGQGYTSEEVKVLFLILIDLCRRTASLPHPLPVSQVGSSNIQVRLHYIDGNYTVLPEVVEASLGPHMQNMPRPRGADAAGLLLRELELHPPAEEWHRRNMYGGPWSDVDDLGSTDDNSKLSNSSDPLDLNSLENCNVYYGANGLWPRKRRMSERDAAFGLNTSIGLGAYLGIMGSRRDVVTAVWKTGLEGVWYKCMRCLRQTSAFASPGATNDTTQNERETWWISRWAYGCPMCGGTWVRVV